From a single Phaenicophaeus curvirostris isolate KB17595 chromosome 23, BPBGC_Pcur_1.0, whole genome shotgun sequence genomic region:
- the NCMAP gene encoding noncompact myelin-associated protein isoform X4 — protein MTTDTPLLYTTQFSENVTTKSQEQTLYQSSGAIVAAIVVGVIIIFTVVLLILKTYNRRMRVKRELEPKPTKPGMPPALGQHRNSMSPHPTVTFIPVDIHMQNR, from the exons ATGACGACAGACACACCACTGCTCTATACCACTCAGTTCTCAGAAAACGTGACCACGAAGTCTCAAGAACAAACTCTCTATCAAA GTTCCGGAGCAATAGTTGCTGCCATTGTAGTAGGagtgattattatttttacagtgGTTCTGCTCATATTGAAAACATATAACAG ACGCATGAGAGTGAAACGGGAACTGGAACCCAAACCCACCAAACCAGGAATGCCGCCTGCTTTGGGGCAGCACAGAAACAGCATGTCTCCACATCCCACGGTGACCTTCATACCTGTGGATATCCACATGCAGAACAGATAA